Proteins from one Xenorhabdus griffiniae genomic window:
- a CDS encoding glycosyltransferase family 4 protein, whose protein sequence is MKISLIHEWLVSYAGSEQVSASILRLYPHANLFSLVDFLPDEQRVNLENKVATTSFIQKLPKANKFYQKYLPLMPLAVEQFDVSNADIVISSSHAVAKGVLTGPDQLHISYVHSPMRYAWDLQHQYLRESGLNKGFKGWIAKWLLHKLRQWDYRTANGVDYFIANSHFIARRIKKVYGRDATVIYPPVAVDDFPCVEQKEDFYFTASRMVPYKKMDLIVEAFTQMPDKKLVVVGNGSEYKRISTLADGHSNIILLGYQPFEELKSHMQRAKAFVFAAEEDFGITPVEAQACGTPVIAFGKGGALETVRPLGNDKPTGLFFEEQGVESLCSAVEHFERNINQFHPQFCRKNAERFSEARFAREFASFVEDKWQEFQAKKQIHY, encoded by the coding sequence ATGAAAATATCACTAATACATGAGTGGCTAGTTAGTTATGCAGGATCTGAACAAGTATCAGCAAGTATATTGCGTTTATATCCTCACGCAAATTTATTTTCCTTAGTCGATTTTTTGCCTGACGAGCAAAGAGTCAATTTGGAAAATAAAGTAGCTACTACATCATTTATACAAAAATTACCAAAAGCGAATAAATTTTACCAAAAATATTTACCTCTAATGCCGTTAGCTGTAGAACAATTTGATGTTAGTAATGCCGATATAGTGATATCAAGCTCTCATGCAGTTGCCAAAGGTGTGTTAACTGGCCCAGATCAATTACATATCAGTTATGTCCATTCTCCAATGCGTTATGCATGGGATTTACAACACCAATACCTAAGAGAATCGGGGTTAAATAAAGGTTTCAAAGGTTGGATCGCCAAATGGCTGTTACATAAATTACGGCAATGGGATTACCGCACAGCTAATGGAGTTGATTATTTTATTGCCAACTCTCATTTTATCGCCAGACGAATCAAAAAAGTTTATGGCCGGGATGCGACTGTTATCTATCCACCAGTCGCCGTAGATGATTTTCCTTGTGTTGAACAAAAAGAAGATTTTTATTTCACTGCTTCACGCATGGTGCCCTATAAAAAGATGGATCTGATCGTTGAAGCCTTCACTCAAATGCCGGACAAAAAACTGGTTGTGGTAGGTAATGGCAGTGAATATAAACGGATTTCTACACTGGCTGATGGTCATTCCAATATTATTTTACTAGGTTACCAGCCGTTTGAAGAGCTTAAATCTCATATGCAACGAGCCAAGGCTTTTGTATTCGCAGCTGAAGAAGACTTTGGTATCACTCCTGTTGAGGCACAAGCCTGTGGAACCCCCGTCATTGCTTTTGGTAAAGGCGGTGCTCTCGAAACAGTCCGGCCATTAGGAAATGATAAGCCAACAGGATTATTTTTCGAAGAACAGGGGGTGGAATCACTCTGTTCAGCAGTGGAACATTTTGAGCGTAACATTAATCAGTTTCATCCTCAATTCTGTCGAAAAAATGCCGAACGCTTTTCAGAAGCAAGATTTGCTCGGGAATTTGCTTCCTTTGTCGAAGATAAATGGCAGGAGTTTCAGGCAAAAAAGCAAATTCATTATTAA
- a CDS encoding IS1-like element transposase translates to MLIRKHGTGKAGFPRYYCKDCQKTFQLHYRYNGHKPSMKEKVIGMAMNGSGVRDTGRVLGIGINAVIRGDFKKTLTKSGNIKAGGLQ, encoded by the coding sequence GTGCTAATACGTAAGCACGGAACAGGTAAAGCGGGTTTTCCGCGCTATTACTGCAAAGACTGCCAGAAAACCTTTCAACTTCACTATCGTTACAATGGTCATAAACCCAGCATGAAAGAAAAAGTGATTGGTATGGCGATGAATGGTTCGGGTGTCAGGGATACAGGTCGTGTTTTGGGCATCGGCATCAACGCGGTTATACGCGGGGACTTTAAAAAAACTCTCACCAAATCAGGTAACATCAAGGCAGGAGGCTTACAATGA
- a CDS encoding glycosyltransferase has product MASWSNLDKLKLHYEFVYSIHINRTHNDKVDYNIKGNKNKLLTALSNLLLYSGRMNYNSEKKILKIIKEINPTIVYLDSSYLGRLSKLIKKHSPSIKIISFFHNIELDFEINRLKSGQIYFLPSFLSAIYNEKLAVKYSDAIIALHESDSQRCFEIYGRSADYLLPISLSESIGVKNTPTTSYSKREKPVIGFIGTAFYANIEAVKYIVNNIANEIHDADFIIVGRGFENYKNKFERDNVKVIGSIDSIPDFYKSVDFILSPVFTGAGMKVKIAEALAYNKLIIASSFSLIGYEKIVDNKAVISCVNKNDFIKNIKLTLSKIKESGESDFNSRIKFEKFYSGELLAYNLKIFIDGLLDKNYDK; this is encoded by the coding sequence GTGGCATCATGGTCAAATCTTGATAAACTAAAACTACATTATGAATTTGTATATAGTATTCATATCAATCGTACTCATAACGATAAAGTTGATTACAATATCAAAGGTAATAAAAATAAGCTCTTAACAGCTCTATCAAACTTACTGTTATATTCAGGACGAATGAATTATAATTCAGAAAAAAAAATATTAAAAATAATAAAAGAAATAAATCCTACTATTGTTTATTTAGATAGTAGCTATTTAGGAAGGTTATCCAAACTAATTAAGAAACATTCTCCGTCAATAAAAATCATTAGTTTCTTCCATAATATTGAACTTGATTTTGAAATAAACAGATTAAAATCAGGTCAAATATATTTTCTTCCATCATTTTTATCAGCCATTTATAATGAAAAACTAGCAGTAAAATATTCAGATGCTATAATAGCATTGCATGAAAGTGACTCTCAAAGATGCTTTGAAATTTATGGAAGATCTGCTGACTATCTACTACCTATTTCATTAAGCGAATCTATTGGTGTAAAAAACACACCAACAACGTCTTATTCAAAGAGAGAAAAACCTGTAATCGGTTTTATTGGAACAGCTTTTTACGCAAACATAGAGGCAGTAAAGTATATTGTTAATAATATTGCCAATGAAATACACGATGCTGATTTCATTATTGTAGGAAGAGGATTTGAGAATTATAAGAACAAATTTGAGCGAGACAACGTTAAAGTAATTGGTTCTATTGATTCTATACCTGACTTCTATAAGTCAGTTGATTTTATTTTATCTCCAGTTTTCACTGGAGCTGGTATGAAAGTAAAAATTGCAGAGGCTCTTGCATATAATAAACTAATTATTGCATCATCATTTTCTCTAATTGGTTATGAAAAAATAGTGGATAACAAAGCTGTAATATCTTGTGTTAATAAAAATGATTTCATAAAAAACATAAAACTAACTTTATCCAAAATTAAAGAATCAGGTGAATCAGATTTCAATTCCAGAATAAAGTTTGAAAAGTTTTATTCTGGTGAGTTATTGGCTTATAATCTAAAAATTTTTATTGATGGATTGTTAGATAAAAATTACGATAAATAA
- a CDS encoding glycosyltransferase family 2 protein: MNKVSLVTVLFNCSEVLPDFFSGLAKQDYTDYHLYIIDNSTNNDSIDEARLLINKFNLIDKTTLIKNENNLGIAKANNQGIQLSLDNGSHYTLLLNNDIIWKSNNVISTMVNYSCLNNVDIIVPKILYHDTHKIWCAGGGFIKYKGVTFHRGENEIDNGQYDHIEETEYSPTCFMLINNQVFRDVGLMDERFFVYYDDTDFVWRATSKGKKLFYFGQVTICHKVSSSTGGKLSPFSVYQISRNKIWFTRKNYSLPMFFVSLLYLILTLPLCFTRIKNPILRKRLLAGIIDGFFNMPKHQKNLQ, translated from the coding sequence ATGAATAAAGTAAGTCTAGTTACAGTTTTATTTAACTGCTCAGAAGTTCTACCAGATTTCTTCTCCGGTTTAGCCAAACAGGACTATACTGATTATCATTTATACATAATTGATAATAGCACTAACAATGATTCCATTGATGAAGCCAGACTGCTTATTAATAAATTCAATCTAATTGACAAAACAACCTTAATAAAGAATGAAAATAATTTAGGAATAGCTAAAGCAAATAATCAAGGCATCCAACTTTCTCTCGATAATGGCTCACATTATACATTACTTCTAAATAATGATATTATCTGGAAAAGTAATAATGTTATCTCTACAATGGTTAACTATTCCTGTCTAAATAATGTCGATATAATAGTACCAAAGATTTTATATCATGATACTCATAAGATTTGGTGTGCTGGAGGAGGATTCATTAAATATAAAGGAGTTACTTTCCATCGTGGAGAAAATGAAATTGACAATGGGCAATATGATCATATAGAAGAAACAGAATATTCACCCACTTGCTTTATGTTGATTAATAATCAAGTATTCCGTGATGTAGGATTAATGGATGAACGTTTTTTTGTTTATTATGATGATACAGATTTTGTATGGAGAGCAACTTCTAAAGGTAAAAAATTATTTTACTTTGGCCAAGTAACAATCTGTCATAAAGTTAGTAGTAGTACTGGAGGCAAACTTTCTCCATTTAGTGTTTATCAAATTTCGAGAAATAAAATATGGTTTACTCGTAAAAATTATAGTCTACCTATGTTTTTTGTTTCATTATTATATCTTATATTAACTCTTCCATTATGTTTCACGCGCATTAAAAATCCCATATTAAGAAAAAGACTGCTAGCCGGCATAATAGATGGTTTTTTTAATATGCCGAAACATCAAAAAAACCTCCAGTAA
- a CDS encoding acyltransferase, with amino-acid sequence MMISNHKFISIGKNVFIRNGIRLEVVDPQNDIVIKIGNNVNIEQNVHIVGRCKIEIGNNVTITGGCSIVDVIHPYEDIDDSRKIGDRISTSFYPVSIGDYSFIGYGSHINPGVSIGKYCIIGAKSVVTKNIPDYCVVAGTPAKIIKKYCHKNKMWIKVTNFTNIQDKKVYLNE; translated from the coding sequence ATGATGATTTCCAATCACAAATTTATATCTATTGGAAAGAATGTATTCATCCGAAACGGTATAAGATTAGAAGTAGTTGATCCTCAAAATGATATTGTTATCAAAATAGGTAATAATGTTAATATTGAACAAAATGTGCATATAGTTGGTCGCTGTAAAATTGAAATAGGTAACAATGTTACAATTACTGGTGGGTGCTCTATAGTAGATGTTATTCATCCATACGAAGATATAGATGACTCACGCAAAATAGGCGACAGAATATCTACATCATTTTATCCGGTTTCCATAGGAGATTATTCATTTATAGGTTATGGTTCTCATATCAATCCAGGTGTTAGTATTGGAAAATATTGTATCATTGGAGCCAAATCAGTCGTAACAAAAAATATTCCCGATTATTGTGTTGTCGCAGGAACTCCTGCAAAAATCATAAAAAAATATTGTCACAAAAATAAAATGTGGATTAAAGTTACGAACTTTACTAATATACAAGATAAAAAGGTTTATCTAAATGAATAA
- a CDS encoding lipopolysaccharide biosynthesis protein, whose product MSGFRRLIKNSIANIINGFSNVIMGIIISPFLLSTLSIDEFSVWNLMLQVGTFFSLLGYCGQISVSRYITIAKANNSFSEENKTIKYALQICLISVIISITILLILLICYSFKDIFNDIDYKKIKNVEPSFFLVSLSFILSLIPSVFIGYFTGIERNDIPATINLFSKVIIGTGIIISSSYGIFYMSFLYFLLNLLSYFFIYLFYNKTRSSKVNFPIHKKISFTLKEYILYYFSIFVFNFSMFLITGFNSILVGKYAFNEFAFYSLAMTLTSAAISFLNAGLTPILQPIIKYSQSNQEKNITDLVYNLTIMFLLISIATIIVMPFIGHFILTLWISDEISNKTYNIFLCLLSVNLFRMIGAPLGLVYVANAKQHKIMHLPFIEGSISATLTFFLLSHYGMYAVPISMICAMIIIFLIYNFNLLKILTVNPYHREFNIIFLLMPSVMVYILYTSIHDKIIIYNSILTNIIAIILLLIILVKIIKNITNIKQLLENSY is encoded by the coding sequence ATGAGTGGTTTTAGACGGTTAATAAAGAATTCAATTGCAAATATAATAAATGGATTTTCTAATGTTATTATGGGGATAATTATATCCCCTTTTCTCTTATCGACCCTATCAATTGATGAATTCTCTGTATGGAACTTAATGCTACAAGTCGGAACTTTCTTTTCTCTTTTAGGATATTGTGGTCAGATTTCAGTATCTCGCTATATAACAATTGCGAAAGCAAACAATAGCTTTTCTGAGGAAAATAAAACTATAAAATATGCTCTACAAATATGTTTAATTAGTGTGATTATTTCTATAACAATATTATTAATATTATTAATATGTTATTCATTTAAAGATATATTCAATGATATTGATTATAAAAAAATTAAAAATGTAGAACCATCTTTCTTTTTAGTTTCCTTATCTTTTATATTAAGCTTAATCCCTTCTGTATTTATTGGATATTTTACAGGTATAGAAAGAAATGACATACCTGCAACTATAAATTTATTTTCCAAAGTTATAATTGGAACAGGTATTATAATTTCATCATCATATGGAATTTTCTATATGTCATTTTTATATTTCCTATTAAATTTACTATCCTATTTCTTTATTTATTTATTTTACAATAAGACAAGATCATCAAAAGTAAATTTCCCAATACATAAAAAAATATCGTTTACACTCAAGGAATATATTTTATATTATTTTAGTATTTTTGTTTTTAATTTTTCTATGTTTTTAATTACAGGGTTTAACAGCATACTTGTTGGCAAATACGCATTCAATGAATTTGCATTTTACTCATTAGCAATGACTCTTACTTCAGCTGCTATCAGTTTTTTGAATGCCGGATTAACCCCTATTTTGCAACCAATTATCAAATACTCCCAAAGCAATCAAGAAAAAAACATTACTGATTTAGTTTATAACTTAACCATCATGTTTTTATTAATTTCCATCGCTACCATCATTGTAATGCCTTTTATTGGTCATTTTATTCTAACATTATGGATAAGTGATGAGATATCAAATAAAACCTATAATATTTTCCTGTGTCTATTATCAGTCAATTTATTCAGAATGATTGGTGCACCTTTGGGTTTAGTATATGTGGCAAATGCTAAACAACATAAAATCATGCACTTACCCTTTATTGAAGGAAGTATAAGTGCAACATTGACATTTTTCTTGCTCAGTCATTACGGAATGTATGCTGTACCAATAAGTATGATTTGTGCAATGATTATCATTTTTCTTATATATAATTTTAATTTATTAAAAATACTTACCGTAAATCCTTATCACCGTGAATTTAATATAATTTTCTTACTAATGCCTTCAGTAATGGTATATATTCTTTATACTTCTATACATGATAAAATAATCATATACAATTCTATCCTAACAAATATTATAGCTATAATATTACTACTCATTATTTTGGTGAAAATTATAAAAAACATAACCAATATAAAACAACTACTTGAGAATTCATACTGA
- a CDS encoding NAD-dependent epimerase/dehydratase family protein produces MGMFTIFGGRGFIGSKIVEILSQQGHKVWIPLRDDNSIFEKPLGTVIYCAGNGNCQDTPFSVLEANTCLLAKILEKSQFNQLLYMSSTRVYMNNENSNENSELKVCIDDNRRLFNLTKLVAEELCLKSGRDICIVRPSNVYGLAINSPLFLPSITRSAIEHRKIDMYIKRDYAKDYVSVTDVANACIYLSKKKEAAGKVINIATGYNIKAEKIADTLQKNTQCKVIWHQIEFPNENFPITDISLLKKLMPSYSPRNVIDDIEEMIHSFRIELSIIQ; encoded by the coding sequence ATGGGAATGTTTACTATATTTGGTGGCCGTGGCTTTATTGGTTCCAAAATTGTAGAAATATTATCACAACAAGGACATAAGGTATGGATTCCTCTTCGAGATGACAACAGTATTTTTGAAAAACCTCTCGGAACCGTTATATACTGTGCAGGAAATGGAAATTGCCAAGATACCCCTTTTAGCGTTCTTGAAGCTAACACCTGTTTATTAGCCAAGATCTTAGAAAAATCACAATTCAACCAATTACTATACATGTCGTCAACACGTGTATATATGAATAATGAAAATTCTAATGAAAATAGCGAATTAAAAGTTTGTATAGATGACAACCGCCGATTATTTAATCTAACTAAATTAGTTGCAGAAGAACTATGTCTTAAAAGCGGAAGAGATATTTGTATAGTACGTCCTAGTAATGTTTATGGTCTTGCAATAAATAGCCCTTTATTCTTACCATCTATTACTCGCTCAGCGATAGAGCATAGAAAAATCGATATGTATATAAAACGTGATTATGCCAAAGACTATGTTTCTGTCACTGATGTTGCCAATGCGTGCATATATCTATCGAAAAAAAAAGAAGCTGCAGGAAAAGTTATTAATATTGCTACTGGTTATAATATCAAAGCTGAAAAAATCGCAGATACGCTACAAAAAAATACTCAATGCAAAGTAATATGGCACCAAATTGAATTTCCAAATGAAAATTTCCCAATAACTGATATTTCTTTGCTAAAAAAATTAATGCCTTCATATTCTCCTCGCAATGTGATAGATGATATTGAAGAAATGATTCATAGTTTTAGGATAGAATTGAGTATCATACAATGA
- the rfbC gene encoding dTDP-4-dehydrorhamnose 3,5-epimerase, which produces MNIIQTKIENLLIIEPKIFGDERGFFHEIYQKQRYRDAGIPIDFVQDNRSRSSKGVLRGLHFQKTKPQGKLVTVTHGSVFDVAVDLRPNSSTFGQYESVILTGENYLQFYIPPGFAHGFCVLSESADFQYKCTDYYDPIDEGGLLWSDPDLSINWPINSPVLSPKDSVLPNLSEIKEKLLYGWQ; this is translated from the coding sequence ATGAATATAATTCAAACCAAAATAGAAAATTTATTAATAATTGAACCCAAGATATTCGGTGATGAACGTGGTTTTTTTCATGAGATATATCAAAAACAACGATACAGAGATGCTGGTATTCCTATAGATTTTGTACAAGATAATCGTTCACGCTCTAGCAAAGGCGTTTTAAGAGGATTACATTTTCAAAAAACTAAACCACAGGGAAAATTAGTCACAGTTACACATGGCTCTGTATTTGATGTAGCAGTCGATTTACGACCTAATTCATCCACATTTGGTCAATATGAATCTGTTATTTTAACAGGTGAAAATTATCTTCAATTTTATATTCCCCCTGGATTCGCTCATGGTTTTTGCGTTCTAAGCGAATCCGCCGATTTCCAATATAAATGCACCGATTATTACGATCCAATTGACGAAGGGGGGCTTCTGTGGTCTGATCCTGACCTTTCAATTAACTGGCCTATTAATTCACCAGTTTTATCACCCAAGGATAGTGTTCTTCCTAATCTCAGTGAAATTAAAGAAAAATTACTTTATGGGTGGCAATAA
- the rfbA gene encoding glucose-1-phosphate thymidylyltransferase RfbA — protein MKGIILAGGSGSRLYPITKGISKQLLPVYDKPMIYYPLSVLMLAGIRDILIITTPEDNISFQRLLGDGSQFGINLQYTIQPSPDGLAQAFILGEDFIGDDQVCLVLGDNIFFGQSFGKQLKKVCTRTEGATVFGYQVMDPERFGVVEFNDSFQALSIEEKPQHPKSNWAVTGLYFYDNNVINIAKSIKPSKRGELEITSINQAYLEKGLLHVEQLGRGFAWLDTGTHDSLLDASQFVQTVEKRQRFKVACLEEIAFNQGWINRNMIREIGNKLSKTGYGQYLLNLSK, from the coding sequence TTGAAAGGAATTATTTTAGCTGGAGGTTCAGGAAGTCGTTTATATCCAATTACAAAAGGTATTTCTAAACAATTACTTCCTGTCTACGATAAGCCGATGATATACTATCCCTTATCTGTACTAATGCTTGCTGGGATCCGTGATATATTAATTATAACCACTCCAGAAGATAATATTAGTTTTCAGCGTCTCTTAGGTGATGGAAGCCAATTTGGGATTAATCTCCAATATACTATACAACCATCACCTGACGGATTAGCTCAAGCATTTATCCTAGGTGAAGATTTCATTGGAGATGATCAAGTTTGTCTTGTACTAGGTGATAATATCTTTTTTGGTCAATCTTTTGGAAAACAGCTAAAGAAAGTTTGTACCCGTACAGAAGGTGCTACAGTATTTGGTTATCAAGTGATGGATCCTGAAAGATTTGGTGTAGTTGAATTCAATGATTCTTTCCAAGCTTTATCTATAGAAGAAAAACCACAACATCCAAAATCTAATTGGGCAGTAACTGGATTATACTTTTATGATAACAATGTGATTAACATAGCAAAAAGTATAAAACCATCCAAACGTGGTGAATTGGAGATAACAAGCATAAATCAAGCTTATCTTGAAAAAGGCTTACTACACGTAGAACAATTAGGAAGAGGCTTTGCGTGGCTTGATACAGGAACTCATGATTCCTTATTAGATGCATCTCAATTTGTCCAAACTGTAGAAAAAAGACAAAGATTTAAAGTTGCCTGCTTAGAAGAAATTGCATTTAATCAAGGATGGATAAATCGAAATATGATTAGAGAGATTGGAAATAAACTCTCTAAAACTGGATATGGACAATACTTGTTAAACTTATCTAAGTAA
- the cpxA gene encoding envelope stress sensor histidine kinase CpxA produces MINSLTARIFAIFWFTLALVLMIALMAPKLDSRQLTPLLDSEYQLGEKLAKQVEEELMHDSGNDLFWWLRLDRAIALWTPPGQRLLLVSSEGLISDINTPPHQQQVIRNFIGQSDNADHPKKKKYGRSEILGPFSVRDGEDHYHLYIIRPAGSPQSDFINLMFDRPFLLPAATMLISAPLLLWLSWSLAKPARKLKNAADDVAKGNLRQHPELESGPQEFLAAGSSFNQMISALERMVTAQQRLISDISHELRTPLTRLQLATALLRRRHGESKELERIETETQRLDGMINDLLVLSRNQHKNELLRENIKAHDIWSDILENAKFEAEHMSKTLDIVSPPGNWIIYCNPAALGSALENIVRNALRYSSNHIAVAFKADSQGVTISVDDDGPGVTPEDREHIFRPFYRTDEARDRESGGTGLGLAIVETAVSQHRGWVKAEDSPLGGLRLVIWLPLHGR; encoded by the coding sequence ATGATCAACAGCTTGACAGCCCGTATATTCGCAATTTTTTGGTTCACGCTGGCACTCGTCCTAATGATAGCCTTAATGGCTCCCAAACTGGACTCACGGCAATTAACACCTCTTTTAGATAGCGAATATCAGTTGGGGGAAAAACTGGCAAAACAAGTAGAAGAAGAACTGATGCACGACTCTGGGAATGACTTATTCTGGTGGTTGCGTCTGGATCGTGCTATTGCTTTGTGGACTCCCCCTGGCCAACGCTTGCTCCTCGTCTCCAGTGAGGGGCTGATTAGTGACATTAATACCCCGCCCCATCAACAACAAGTTATCCGTAATTTTATCGGCCAATCCGATAACGCCGATCACCCCAAAAAGAAAAAATATGGCCGTTCGGAAATACTCGGCCCCTTTTCTGTCCGTGATGGAGAAGATCATTACCACCTCTATATCATTAGGCCAGCGGGCAGTCCACAATCAGATTTTATTAATTTGATGTTTGACCGGCCATTTTTACTGCCCGCAGCCACCATGTTAATTAGCGCCCCATTACTCTTATGGCTGTCATGGAGTCTGGCAAAACCCGCTCGTAAACTCAAAAATGCAGCCGATGATGTTGCGAAGGGAAACTTACGGCAACACCCTGAGCTGGAATCCGGTCCCCAAGAGTTTTTAGCCGCTGGCAGTAGTTTCAACCAGATGATCAGTGCATTGGAAAGGATGGTCACCGCCCAACAGCGGCTGATTTCCGATATCTCCCATGAACTGCGTACACCACTTACTCGCTTACAACTGGCGACCGCTTTACTACGCCGTCGTCACGGTGAAAGCAAGGAGCTGGAACGTATCGAAACAGAAACCCAACGTCTGGATGGCATGATTAATGACCTGCTAGTGCTTTCCCGCAATCAACATAAGAACGAATTGCTGCGCGAGAATATCAAAGCCCACGATATATGGTCTGACATCCTGGAGAATGCAAAATTTGAAGCTGAGCATATGAGCAAAACACTGGATATCGTCTCGCCTCCCGGAAACTGGATAATTTACTGTAACCCGGCAGCACTTGGCAGTGCACTGGAAAACATCGTCCGCAATGCACTACGTTACTCCAGCAACCATATTGCCGTTGCATTTAAGGCAGATAGCCAAGGCGTGACGATTAGCGTTGATGATGATGGCCCAGGAGTCACCCCAGAAGACCGAGAACATATCTTCCGGCCGTTTTATCGGACAGATGAGGCACGGGATAGAGAGTCCGGCGGAACCGGATTGGGGTTGGCGATAGTTGAAACGGCGGTAAGTCAGCATCGAGGTTGGGTGAAAGCAGAAGATAGCCCGTTAGGTGGGTTACGGTTGGTGATTTGGCTACCATTACATGGAAGATAG
- the cpxR gene encoding envelope stress response regulator transcription factor CpxR: MHKILLVDDDRELTSLLKELLEMEGFNVVIAYDGEQALQYIDSSIDLLLLDIMMPRKNGIETLKELRQYHQTPVIMLTARGSDLDRVLGLELGADDYLPKPFNDRELVARIRAILRRSNWSEQQADIGTPILEIDKLQLNPGRQEASFDGTILDLTGTEFTLLYLLAQHLGQVVSREHLSQEVLGKRLTPFDRAIDMHISNLRRKLPDRTDELPWFKTLRGRGYLMVSAK, from the coding sequence ATGCATAAAATCTTATTAGTTGATGATGACCGCGAGCTGACATCGCTATTAAAAGAATTGCTCGAGATGGAAGGATTCAATGTTGTCATCGCCTACGATGGCGAACAGGCTTTACAATACATCGATTCTTCAATTGACCTATTGTTGCTGGACATCATGATGCCGCGCAAGAACGGCATTGAGACGCTGAAAGAGTTACGGCAATACCACCAGACTCCCGTTATCATGTTAACGGCTCGTGGTAGCGATTTAGACCGTGTTTTGGGATTAGAGCTGGGAGCTGATGACTATCTTCCCAAACCGTTTAACGATCGCGAACTGGTCGCCCGCATACGTGCCATCTTGCGCCGTTCCAACTGGAGTGAACAACAAGCTGATATTGGGACACCTATATTGGAGATTGATAAGTTACAACTCAATCCAGGCCGCCAAGAAGCCAGTTTTGATGGTACGATTTTAGATCTCACTGGTACTGAGTTCACCTTGCTTTATTTATTAGCGCAACATTTGGGGCAAGTCGTTTCTCGTGAACATTTAAGTCAGGAAGTATTGGGAAAACGTTTAACGCCTTTTGATCGGGCTATTGATATGCATATTTCGAATCTACGCCGTAAATTACCCGACAGAACGGATGAACTGCCATGGTTTAAGACATTACGCGGCCGTGGATACTTAATGGTTTCCGCAAAATGA
- a CDS encoding Spy/CpxP family protein refolding chaperone translates to MRNIAILALASMVVLRTTGALAKTADTDHIPEVNSSAAYPYCMSYGYKRSFNHHRDSQYNYSYIFGGIALTEQQREQMWNLVKKQHQYEQPLIDMRDEHRKLNALLAEEDFDEAEVRSQLEKIAEKNVALGVEIARINNQVYQLLTPKQKALLKNRLKQTNVECECEARKVN, encoded by the coding sequence ATGCGTAACATAGCAATATTGGCTTTAGCGTCAATGGTTGTTCTCAGAACAACAGGGGCTTTAGCTAAAACTGCTGATACGGATCATATTCCTGAGGTTAACTCTTCCGCCGCATACCCATATTGTATGTCATATGGCTATAAGAGGAGCTTTAACCATCACCGAGACAGTCAATATAACTATAGTTATATCTTTGGTGGAATAGCGTTAACTGAACAGCAACGTGAACAGATGTGGAATTTAGTCAAAAAGCAGCATCAGTATGAGCAACCGCTGATTGATATGCGGGATGAACATCGAAAGTTGAATGCGCTTTTGGCTGAAGAAGATTTTGATGAAGCTGAGGTTCGTTCGCAGCTTGAGAAAATAGCAGAAAAAAATGTTGCCCTGGGTGTAGAAATTGCGCGCATTAATAATCAGGTTTATCAACTGCTAACACCAAAGCAGAAAGCGCTATTAAAAAATCGTCTAAAACAAACGAATGTGGAATGTGAATGTGAAGCTCGAAAAGTGAATTGA